Proteins found in one Macaca nemestrina isolate mMacNem1 chromosome 4, mMacNem.hap1, whole genome shotgun sequence genomic segment:
- the LOC112425498 gene encoding transcription elongation factor A protein-like 8, with amino-acid sequence MQKSCEENEGKPQNMPKAEEDRPLEDVPQEAEGNPQPSEEGISQEAEGNPRGEPNQPGQGFKEDTPVRHLNPEEMIRGVGELERLREEIRRVRNKFVMMHWKQRHSRSRPYPVCFRP; translated from the coding sequence ATGCAAAAGTCTTGTGAAGAAAATGAGGGAAAACCACAGAACATGCCAAAGGCCGAGGAAGATCGCCCTTTGGAGGATGTACCACAGGAGGCAGAAGGAAATCCTCAACCTTCCGAAGAAGGTAtaagccaggaggcagaaggaaaCCCCAGAGGAGAGCCGAATCAGCCTGGCCAGGGATTTAAAGAGGACACACCCGTTAGGCATTTGAACCCTGAAGAAATGATAAGAGGAGTAGGTGAGCTTGAAAGGCTTAGGGAAGAGATAAGAAGAGTAAGAAACAAGTTTGTGATGATGCATTGGAAGCAAAGACATTCACGCAGCCGTCCTTATCCTGTGTGCTTTAGGCCTTGA